In Rissa tridactyla isolate bRisTri1 chromosome 23, bRisTri1.patW.cur.20221130, whole genome shotgun sequence, the following are encoded in one genomic region:
- the LOC128901042 gene encoding cornulin-like has translation MAQPEENIHDISAPVYLCGGSDGNCSPLSREELRQLIEQEFEDAMENPQDPKTVKKVLRFLDDDSSYRVDFSELLSLVFRTAKACYKPLQPGQGQEDGQELTEEEKADGEQPSRRHTAGRVSRNQQVPEQGVNNQVQDTDNHQTQEGETPEKDQDTRQNQEGETEEEDQDTHQNQEGGTPKQDRDNRQTKEGETPKQDRDNRQTKEGETPKQDRDNQQTLEGETKEKDRDNHQDDRTGASEGDPERGEILDTATPEQNRNTHKAEETKSPKQDPKTHQAKKTEAPGQGSNHHQSPETESAEQDLNCPSETQRRNPKNKTQVCEAPQQDPNPDKTQKLLPPQQGASPCQDPKPQGTHHNPAFQWVLESKVLEQEHSGAEAPSCPAQPQDTHQHKQPPIEQQVLQSLYQWPPQQ, from the exons ATGGCCCAGCCCGAGGAAAACATCCATGACATCAGTGCTCCTGTCTACCTGTGTGGCGGAAGCGACGGCAACTGCAGCCCCCTGAGCAGGGAGGAGCTGAGGCAGCTCATTGAGCAGGAGTTCGAGGACGCGATGGAG AACCCCCAGGACCCCAAAACTGTCAAGAAAGTGCTGCGCTTCCTGGATGACGACAGCAGCTACAGGGTTGACTTCAGTGAGTTGCTCAGCCTGGTTTTCCGCACGGCCAAGGCTTGTTACAAGCCGCTGCAGCCTGGCCAGGGGCAGGAAGATGGTCAAGAgctgacagaggaagagaaggcagaTGGGGAGCAGCCATCAAGGCGGCACACAGCAGGGAGGGTCTCCCGCAACCAGCAGGTCCCCGAGCAGGGTGTGAACAATCAGGTTCAGGACACTGACAACCATCAAACTCAGGAGGGTGAGACACCAGAGAAGGACCAAGACACCCGTCAAAACCAAGAGGgtgagacagaggaggaggaccAGGACACCCATCAAAATCAAGAGGGTGGGACACCAAAGCAGGACCGGGACAACCGACAAACCAAGGAAGGTGAGACACCAAAGCAGGACCGGGACAACCGACAAACCAAGGAAGGTGAGACACCAAAGCAGGACCGGGACAACCAACAAACCCTGGAGGGTGAGACAAAGGAGAAGGACCGGGACAACCATCAGGATGACAGGACTGGAGCATCAGAAGGGGATCCAGAGAGAGGTGAGATTCTGGACACTGCAACCCCAGAGCAGAACAGAAATACTCATAAGGCTGAAGAGACTAAGTCACCAAAACAGGACCCAAAAACCCACCAGGCCAAAAAAACAGAGGCACCAGGACAGGGTTCAAACCACCATCAGAGTCCAGAGACAGAgtcagcagagcaggacctgaATTGTCCCTCTGAGACACAAAGAAGAAACCCAAAGAACAAGACCCAGGTCTGCGAGGCCCCTCAGCAGGACCCCAACCCTGACAAGACCCAGAAGCTGCTACCCCCACAGCAGGGTGCAAGCCCCTGTCAGGATCCCAAGCCCCAGGGAACGCACCACAACCCAGCTTTCCAGTGGGTCCTTGAATccaaggtgctggagcaggagcacagcGGGGCAGAGGCTCCATCTTGTCCAGCACAACCTCAAGACACTCATCAGCACAAACAACCCCCTATAGAGCAACAGGTTCTGCAGTCTCTGTATCAGTGGCCACCACAGCAGTAA